In the genome of Streptomyces sp. NBC_00190, one region contains:
- a CDS encoding LysR substrate-binding domain-containing protein gives MYDPVQLRTFLTVAQTLSFTQAAGRLGVRQSTVSQHVRRLEAATGRPLFVRDTHSVELTEDGEALLGFARTILEAHERAAAFFTGTRLRGRLRFGASEDFVLTRLPEILEGFRHEHPQVDLELSVELSGTLHERLDAGRLDLVLAKRRGPGDERGRLVWRDRMVWIGAEGLRVDPERPVPLIVFPPPGITRARALEVLERDGRAWRIACTSGSLSGLIAAARAGLGVMAHTRGLIPPGLVRVGGLPELGPVEFALVRGSRASAPAEALASAVLSGADRLSRTA, from the coding sequence ATGTACGACCCTGTCCAGCTGCGTACGTTCCTCACGGTGGCCCAGACGCTGAGCTTCACCCAGGCCGCCGGGCGGCTCGGCGTACGGCAGTCCACCGTCAGCCAGCACGTGCGGAGGCTGGAGGCGGCGACCGGGCGGCCGCTGTTCGTCCGGGACACGCACAGCGTGGAGCTGACGGAGGACGGCGAGGCGCTGCTGGGCTTCGCGCGCACGATCCTGGAGGCGCACGAACGGGCGGCGGCCTTCTTCACGGGGACCCGGCTGCGCGGGCGGCTGCGCTTCGGGGCTTCGGAGGACTTCGTGCTGACGCGGCTGCCGGAGATTCTGGAGGGGTTCCGGCACGAGCATCCCCAGGTGGACCTGGAGCTGTCGGTGGAGCTCTCGGGGACGCTGCACGAACGGCTGGACGCGGGACGCCTGGACCTGGTGCTGGCGAAGCGGCGGGGGCCGGGGGACGAGCGGGGCCGCCTGGTGTGGCGGGACCGGATGGTGTGGATCGGGGCGGAAGGACTGCGGGTGGACCCGGAGCGCCCGGTTCCGCTGATCGTCTTCCCGCCTCCGGGGATCACCAGGGCGCGGGCGCTGGAGGTGCTGGAGCGTGACGGCCGGGCGTGGCGGATCGCCTGTACGAGCGGCAGCCTGAGCGGTCTGATCGCGGCGGCCCGGGCCGGGCTGGGCGTGATGGCGCACACCCGCGGGCTGATCCCGCCGGGACTGGTCCGGGTCGGCGGGCTGCCGGAGCTCGGGCCGGTCGAGTTCGCCCTCGTGCGCGGGTCCCGGGCCTCGGCTCCCGCCGAAGCCCTGGCCTCGGCGGTCCTCTCGGGCGCGGACCGCCTCAGCCGCACGGCCTGA
- a CDS encoding bile acid:sodium symporter family protein, whose amino-acid sequence MRRRLRRPHLPARLPVDPYVLALLGTVGLAALLPARGQAATVADGAATVAVALLFFLYGARLSTREALDGLRHWRLHLTVLVCTFLLFPLLGLAARGLVPTLLTPPLYSGLLFLCLVPSTIQSSIAFTSIARGNVPAAICAGSFSSLAGIVLTPLLAAALLGSSAGGFSPDSLLKIVLQLLLPFLLGQLLRRWVGGFLVRNRQVLGRFDRGSILLVVYAAFSAGMAAGIWHQVSVPRLGALLAVEAVLLAVMLLVSWYGARRLGFGRADRIAIQFAGSKKSLAAGLPMASVLFGAQAGLAVLPLMLFHQMQLMVCAVLARRRAAQTEPAGHGELPTGRVAEVSSAVQHPSVRAR is encoded by the coding sequence ATGCGCCGCCGCCTGCGCCGCCCGCACCTCCCCGCCCGGCTGCCCGTCGACCCGTACGTACTGGCCCTCCTCGGCACCGTCGGCCTCGCCGCCCTGCTCCCCGCCCGCGGCCAGGCCGCCACCGTCGCCGACGGGGCCGCCACCGTGGCCGTGGCCCTGCTCTTCTTCCTCTACGGAGCCAGGCTCTCCACCCGCGAGGCCCTCGACGGCCTGCGCCACTGGCGGCTGCACCTCACCGTGCTCGTCTGCACCTTCCTCCTCTTCCCCCTCCTCGGCCTCGCCGCCCGAGGCCTCGTCCCCACCCTCCTCACGCCCCCGCTCTACAGCGGCCTGCTCTTCCTCTGTCTGGTCCCCTCGACCATCCAGTCCTCCATCGCCTTCACCTCGATCGCCCGCGGCAACGTCCCGGCCGCGATCTGCGCAGGCTCCTTCTCCAGCCTCGCCGGCATCGTCCTCACCCCGCTGCTCGCCGCGGCCCTGCTCGGGAGCAGCGCGGGCGGCTTCTCCCCCGACTCCCTCCTCAAGATCGTTCTCCAGCTGCTGCTGCCCTTCCTCCTCGGACAGCTCCTGCGCCGCTGGGTCGGCGGCTTCCTCGTGCGCAACAGGCAGGTGCTGGGCCGCTTCGACCGCGGCTCGATCCTGCTCGTCGTCTACGCCGCCTTCAGCGCGGGCATGGCCGCCGGCATCTGGCACCAGGTGAGCGTCCCGCGCCTCGGCGCCCTGCTGGCGGTGGAGGCCGTACTGCTCGCCGTGATGCTCCTCGTCAGCTGGTACGGGGCCAGGCGCCTCGGCTTCGGCCGCGCGGACCGCATCGCCATCCAGTTCGCCGGGTCGAAGAAGAGCCTCGCCGCCGGACTCCCCATGGCCAGCGTGCTGTTCGGGGCCCAGGCCGGTCTCGCCGTGCTCCCGCTCATGCTGTTCCACCAGATGCAGCTCATGGTCTGCGCGGTCCTCGCCCGCCGCCGCGCCGCACAGACGGAGCCGGCCGGGCACGGTGAACTCCCCACCGGTCGTGTGGCGGAGGTCTCGTCGGCGGTCCAACACCCCTCCGTGCGGGCCCGGTAA
- a CDS encoding (2Fe-2S) ferredoxin domain-containing protein has product MTWIRPLAAHAERPCTLVVCRGCCCGDPRKNPGSDHAGQLARLREAAEASGGRLAVRTSDCLGPCAQANVIVVQPTTEARRRGARAAWFGWALDDTATDEIIAWAESGGPGTTPVPPTLDLHRIEPPEPERAPNSTRRGRRGR; this is encoded by the coding sequence GTGACCTGGATACGCCCGCTCGCCGCCCACGCCGAACGCCCCTGCACCCTGGTGGTCTGCCGCGGCTGCTGCTGCGGTGACCCCCGCAAGAACCCCGGCTCCGACCACGCCGGCCAGCTCGCCCGGCTGCGCGAGGCCGCCGAGGCCTCCGGGGGCCGCCTGGCCGTCCGTACGAGCGACTGCCTCGGCCCCTGCGCCCAGGCCAACGTCATCGTGGTCCAGCCCACGACCGAGGCCCGCCGCCGCGGCGCCCGCGCCGCCTGGTTCGGGTGGGCCCTGGACGACACCGCGACCGACGAGATCATCGCCTGGGCCGAATCCGGCGGCCCGGGCACCACCCCGGTCCCGCCCACCCTCGACCTCCACCGCATCGAGCCGCCCGAGCCCGAGCGGGCCCCGAACTCCACCCGCCGCGGCCGCCGGGGCCGCTAG
- the fdhD gene encoding formate dehydrogenase accessory sulfurtransferase FdhD, with the protein MGRVTERRRVVRIRNGVAGVRPDTLVAEEPLEIRLNGKPLAITMRTPGDDFALAVGFLVSEGVLASAADVQAVTYCEGATEDGSNTYNVVNVQLAAGVPVPDITLERNVYTTSSCGLCGKASLDAVRTATRFPGTAADPVRISADLLGELPDRLRAAQKVFDRTGGLHAAGLFTAEGELLDVREDVGRHNAVDKIVGRALQAGRLPLAGAVLLVSGRASFELAQKAVMAGIPVLAAVSAPSSLAVDLALDSGLTLVGFLRGPNMNIYAGEERITRQDDRP; encoded by the coding sequence ATGGGACGGGTCACCGAGCGCCGCCGCGTCGTCCGGATCCGGAACGGCGTGGCCGGGGTCCGTCCGGACACGCTGGTCGCCGAGGAGCCGCTGGAGATACGGCTGAACGGCAAGCCGCTGGCGATCACGATGCGGACCCCGGGCGACGACTTCGCCCTGGCGGTGGGCTTCCTCGTGAGCGAGGGCGTGCTCGCCTCCGCGGCGGACGTCCAGGCCGTCACCTACTGCGAGGGCGCCACCGAAGACGGGTCGAACACCTACAACGTGGTCAACGTGCAGCTGGCGGCCGGGGTCCCGGTGCCGGACATCACACTGGAGCGGAACGTCTACACCACCTCCTCCTGCGGCCTGTGCGGCAAGGCCAGCCTGGACGCGGTCCGTACGGCGACCCGCTTCCCGGGGACGGCCGCCGACCCGGTACGGATCTCCGCGGATCTCCTCGGCGAGCTGCCGGACCGGCTGCGCGCGGCCCAGAAGGTCTTCGACCGCACGGGCGGACTGCACGCGGCCGGGCTGTTCACGGCGGAGGGCGAGCTGCTCGACGTACGCGAGGACGTGGGCCGGCACAACGCGGTCGACAAGATCGTCGGGCGGGCGCTCCAGGCGGGCCGGCTCCCGCTGGCCGGAGCGGTCCTGCTGGTGTCCGGCCGGGCCTCCTTCGAGCTGGCCCAGAAGGCCGTGATGGCGGGCATCCCGGTGCTGGCGGCGGTCTCGGCGCCGTCCTCGCTGGCGGTGGACCTGGCCCTGGACTCGGGACTGACCCTGGTCGGCTTCCTGCGGGGCCCGAACATGAACATCTACGCGGGCGAGGAGCGGATCACCCGCCAGGACGACAGGCCCTAG
- a CDS encoding beta-ketoacyl-ACP synthase III translates to MTGSRVVALGHYQPARVLTNEDLAAMVDTTDEWIRSRVGIKTRHIAGPDEPVDELAFHAAGKALAGAGLTPDDIDLVLVATSTAIDRSPNMAARVAAKLGMGGSPAVMDLNVVCSGFTHALATADHAIRAGSATRALVIGADKMAEITDWSDRTTCVLTGDGAGAAVVEASEEPGIGPVLWGSVPEMGNAVRIEGSPPVFAQEGQSVYRWTTSQLPPLARKVCEKAGVLPEELAGVVLHQANLRIIEPLAAKIGAVNAVVARDVVDSGNTSAASIPMALSKLVQRGEIPTGAPVLLFGFGGNLSYAGQVIHCP, encoded by the coding sequence ATGACCGGTTCACGCGTGGTGGCGCTAGGGCACTACCAGCCCGCGAGAGTGCTCACCAACGAGGACCTCGCGGCCATGGTCGACACCACGGACGAGTGGATCCGGTCCCGGGTCGGCATCAAGACGCGCCACATCGCGGGGCCGGACGAACCGGTCGACGAGCTGGCCTTCCACGCCGCGGGCAAGGCCCTGGCCGGCGCCGGCCTGACCCCGGACGACATCGACCTCGTCCTGGTCGCCACCTCCACCGCGATCGACCGCTCGCCCAACATGGCCGCCCGCGTGGCCGCCAAGCTGGGCATGGGCGGCAGCCCCGCCGTGATGGACCTCAACGTCGTCTGCTCGGGCTTCACGCACGCCCTGGCCACCGCGGACCACGCGATCCGGGCCGGCTCCGCCACCCGCGCCCTGGTCATCGGCGCCGACAAGATGGCCGAGATCACCGACTGGAGCGACCGCACCACCTGCGTGCTCACCGGTGACGGCGCGGGCGCGGCCGTGGTCGAGGCCAGCGAGGAGCCGGGCATCGGGCCGGTGCTGTGGGGTTCGGTCCCCGAGATGGGCAACGCCGTCCGGATCGAGGGCTCGCCGCCGGTCTTCGCGCAGGAGGGCCAGTCCGTGTACCGCTGGACCACCAGCCAGCTCCCGCCGCTCGCCCGCAAGGTGTGCGAGAAGGCCGGGGTCCTCCCCGAGGAGCTGGCCGGGGTCGTCCTGCACCAGGCGAACCTGCGGATCATCGAGCCGCTCGCCGCCAAGATCGGCGCCGTCAACGCGGTCGTCGCCCGCGATGTCGTCGACTCCGGCAACACCTCGGCTGCCAGCATCCCGATGGCGCTGTCCAAGCTGGTGCAGCGCGGCGAGATCCCGACCGGCGCTCCCGTCCTGCTCTTCGGCTTCGGCGGCAACCTCTCCTACGCGGGGCAGGTCATCCACTGCCCGTGA
- a CDS encoding serine/threonine-protein kinase gives MGTVWRASDELLGRSVAVKELHVGDGTQSAGALREARTVAQIKHPHVVVVHDVVEQDGHPYIVMELVEGSSLADRLAADGPLDHGETARTGLALLGALSAAHARGVLHRDIKPANVLMEAGTGRVVLTDFGIARLAGSTTISETGAFIGSPEYTSPERMQGAAAGPASDLWSLGVLLCAALTGESPFHRDSLGGVLHAVVSAEIRPPAQAGPLLPLIQGLLERDPERRLGAAEAERLLSAYVTTGAVPLLDRPLGPNPTAGTATEAPTTPHPPGYSPTERVGRPGDRAPGPAGKFRPSVRLGLLAALVVAAVAGGVSAASLLGDRTDGRAQEPARSAPASPATASPTPASPATASPATDKAVAQSPAASPPAPGSAASAKPVPPGYRTVTDVQGFSLAVPKGFQRTTDDQRVFYVSEDGAIRIGIKVKPSAPGGPLAAMRLSDAEGPATNPGFRDHSVVATTHNGLPAALWEFTWDGFTRAEGARHTFDLCWDENGLLHDVWVSAPVSRLAEARSHFDAALDSFVPGGS, from the coding sequence ATGGGCACCGTCTGGCGGGCCTCCGACGAACTGCTCGGACGCTCCGTCGCCGTCAAGGAACTCCACGTGGGGGACGGTACGCAGTCCGCGGGCGCCCTGCGTGAGGCGCGTACGGTGGCGCAGATCAAGCACCCCCACGTCGTCGTGGTCCACGACGTCGTGGAGCAGGACGGGCACCCGTACATCGTCATGGAACTCGTCGAAGGCAGCTCGCTCGCCGACCGGCTCGCCGCCGACGGTCCGCTGGACCACGGCGAGACCGCCCGCACGGGGCTCGCCCTGCTCGGCGCCCTGAGCGCGGCACACGCCCGCGGAGTGCTCCACCGGGACATCAAGCCGGCCAACGTGCTGATGGAAGCGGGAACCGGCCGGGTGGTGCTCACCGACTTCGGCATCGCCCGCCTCGCCGGCTCCACCACCATCAGTGAGACCGGGGCCTTCATCGGCTCACCCGAGTACACCTCGCCCGAGCGGATGCAGGGCGCCGCCGCAGGCCCCGCATCCGACCTGTGGTCCCTCGGCGTGCTGCTGTGTGCCGCATTGACCGGCGAGTCGCCCTTCCACCGCGATTCGCTCGGCGGAGTCCTGCACGCCGTCGTGTCCGCCGAGATCCGGCCGCCGGCTCAGGCGGGGCCGCTGCTGCCACTGATCCAGGGTCTGCTGGAACGCGACCCGGAGCGGCGGCTGGGGGCGGCGGAGGCCGAGCGGCTGCTGTCGGCGTACGTGACCACCGGCGCCGTCCCGCTGCTCGACCGGCCCCTCGGCCCGAACCCGACGGCGGGGACCGCCACCGAGGCCCCGACCACTCCCCACCCGCCCGGCTACTCGCCGACCGAGCGCGTAGGCCGGCCCGGCGACCGCGCGCCGGGACCGGCCGGGAAGTTCCGGCCGTCTGTTCGCCTCGGGCTGCTCGCGGCCCTCGTCGTGGCGGCCGTCGCGGGCGGAGTGAGCGCGGCGTCCCTGCTCGGCGACCGTACGGACGGCCGGGCGCAGGAGCCTGCGCGGAGCGCCCCCGCCTCACCCGCCACCGCCTCACCCACCCCTGCCTCACCCGCCACCGCCTCACCCGCCACCGACAAGGCCGTCGCGCAGTCCCCGGCGGCGTCGCCGCCCGCGCCCGGGAGCGCCGCGTCCGCCAAGCCCGTGCCCCCCGGGTACCGGACCGTCACCGACGTACAGGGCTTCTCCCTCGCCGTGCCGAAGGGTTTCCAGCGCACCACCGACGACCAGCGGGTCTTCTACGTCTCCGAGGACGGGGCGATCCGGATCGGCATCAAGGTGAAGCCGTCTGCGCCCGGCGGCCCGCTCGCCGCGATGCGGCTCTCGGACGCCGAGGGCCCGGCCACCAACCCCGGGTTCCGCGACCACTCGGTCGTCGCGACGACGCACAACGGACTGCCCGCCGCGCTGTGGGAGTTCACCTGGGACGGCTTCACCCGTGCCGAAGGCGCCCGGCACACCTTCGACCTCTGCTGGGACGAGAACGGCCTCCTGCACGACGTCTGGGTGTCCGCTCCCGTCAGCCGGCTCGCCGAGGCCAGGAGCCACTTCGACGCGGCCCTGGACTCCTTCGTCCCCGGCGGGTCCTGA
- a CDS encoding sigma-70 family RNA polymerase sigma factor yields the protein MSDGGPEESGGAVGLPSRRRRPTPMSQWSPTARLSYWAFHANRRPAYMRFAYLQLGSDTAAEQAVDATFDSIMGEWLRMLHMDRLDAYAWTLLKHCLADRRLRPRHPWQRQPRPMDISAFEAALRDAHADRYEVLTDTIRFYSAVSRLAERQRDAVLLRYGLQCSPGEAASVMGVDEATVRSYLGQANRRLARLLDASVDPPEYTESAKSAESAGSDESAES from the coding sequence GTGAGCGATGGCGGACCGGAGGAGTCCGGAGGGGCCGTGGGGCTGCCGAGCCGGCGCCGGCGGCCGACACCGATGAGCCAGTGGAGCCCGACGGCGCGCCTTTCGTACTGGGCCTTCCACGCCAATCGGCGACCCGCGTACATGCGCTTCGCGTACCTGCAGCTCGGTTCCGACACGGCGGCCGAGCAGGCCGTTGACGCCACCTTCGACTCGATCATGGGCGAGTGGCTCCGGATGCTCCACATGGACCGCCTGGACGCCTACGCGTGGACCCTGCTCAAGCACTGCCTGGCCGACCGGCGGCTGCGGCCGCGCCACCCCTGGCAGCGGCAGCCCCGGCCGATGGACATCAGCGCCTTCGAAGCCGCCCTCAGGGACGCCCACGCCGACCGGTACGAGGTGCTGACCGACACCATCCGCTTCTACTCCGCCGTGTCCCGGCTCGCCGAGCGGCAGCGCGACGCCGTACTGCTGCGGTACGGGCTCCAGTGCTCCCCCGGCGAGGCCGCCTCCGTGATGGGCGTCGATGAGGCCACGGTCCGCTCGTACCTCGGCCAGGCCAACCGGCGCCTCGCCCGGCTCCTCGACGCCTCCGTCGACCCACCCGAATACACCGAGTCCGCCAAGTCCGCCGAGTCCGCCGGATCAGACGAATCAGCCGAATCATGA
- the metG gene encoding methionine--tRNA ligase — translation MARHLITSALPYINGIKHLGNMVGSMLPADVYSRYLRQRGHDVLYICATDEHGTPAELAAKEAGISVAEFCAQAHDAQKAVYDGFELSFDYFGRSSSAQNREITQHFARKLQANGFIEERAIRQVYSPVDGRFLPDRYVEGTCPHCGYDKARGDQCENCTRVLDPTDLIEPRSAISGSTELEVRETKHLFLLQSKLQHEVEAWVARHEAEWPQLASSIARKWLTEGLHDRAITRDLDWGVPVPADTWPELAAEGKVFYVWFDAPIEYIGSTKEWSDLDPANRDYKSWWYEAEDVRYTQFMAKDNVPFHTVMFPATELATREPWKKVDYVKAFNWLTYYGGKFSTSQKRGVFTDQALEILPADFWRYFLIANAPESDDSSFTWEHFAATVNKDLGGTLGNFVNRVLTFSRKKFGDEVPAGSPAGEVEAKLGEQIAELLAEYEGHMESLQYRKAAAALRALWSAGNAYLDEKAPWLEVKTDLEGAALTLRTAMNLIHLYSVVSEPFIPASARAMRSAFDLAGDTATWITPEQAKSLDAVPAGTPFTVPPVLFARVTEEDLESYRERFGGSPEA, via the coding sequence ATGGCTCGACACCTGATCACCAGCGCGCTTCCGTACATCAACGGGATCAAGCACCTGGGCAACATGGTCGGGTCGATGCTTCCGGCGGATGTGTACTCCCGGTACCTCCGCCAGCGCGGCCACGACGTCCTCTACATCTGCGCCACCGACGAGCACGGCACCCCCGCCGAGCTCGCCGCCAAGGAGGCCGGCATCTCGGTCGCCGAGTTCTGCGCGCAGGCCCACGACGCCCAGAAGGCGGTCTACGACGGCTTCGAGCTGTCCTTCGACTACTTCGGCCGCAGCTCCTCCGCGCAGAACCGCGAGATCACCCAGCACTTCGCCCGCAAGCTCCAGGCGAACGGCTTCATCGAGGAGCGGGCGATCCGGCAGGTCTACTCGCCGGTCGACGGCCGCTTCCTGCCGGACCGCTACGTCGAGGGCACCTGCCCGCACTGCGGCTACGACAAGGCCCGCGGCGACCAGTGCGAGAACTGCACCCGCGTCCTGGACCCCACGGACCTGATCGAGCCCCGCTCGGCCATCTCCGGCTCCACCGAGCTGGAGGTCCGCGAGACCAAGCACCTCTTCCTGCTGCAGTCCAAGCTCCAGCACGAGGTCGAGGCCTGGGTCGCGCGGCACGAGGCGGAGTGGCCGCAGCTGGCGTCCTCCATCGCCCGCAAGTGGCTGACCGAGGGCCTGCACGACCGCGCCATCACCCGTGACCTCGACTGGGGCGTCCCGGTTCCGGCCGACACCTGGCCCGAGCTGGCCGCCGAGGGCAAGGTCTTCTACGTCTGGTTCGACGCGCCGATCGAGTACATCGGCTCGACCAAGGAGTGGTCGGACCTGGACCCGGCGAACCGCGACTACAAGTCGTGGTGGTACGAGGCCGAGGACGTCCGCTACACCCAGTTCATGGCCAAGGACAACGTCCCGTTCCACACGGTGATGTTCCCCGCCACCGAGCTGGCCACCCGCGAGCCGTGGAAGAAGGTCGACTACGTCAAGGCCTTCAACTGGCTGACGTACTACGGCGGCAAGTTCTCCACCTCGCAGAAGCGCGGCGTCTTCACCGACCAGGCGCTGGAGATCCTCCCGGCCGACTTCTGGCGCTACTTCCTCATCGCGAACGCGCCCGAGTCCGACGACTCGTCCTTCACGTGGGAGCACTTCGCCGCCACGGTCAACAAGGACCTCGGCGGCACCCTCGGCAACTTCGTCAACCGCGTACTGACCTTCTCCCGCAAGAAGTTCGGCGACGAGGTCCCCGCCGGCAGCCCCGCCGGCGAGGTCGAGGCGAAGCTGGGCGAGCAGATCGCCGAGCTGCTGGCCGAGTACGAGGGCCACATGGAGTCGCTCCAGTACCGCAAGGCCGCGGCCGCGCTGCGCGCCCTGTGGTCGGCCGGAAACGCGTACCTCGACGAGAAGGCCCCCTGGCTGGAGGTCAAGACCGACCTGGAGGGCGCGGCGCTCACCCTGCGCACCGCGATGAACCTGATCCACCTCTACTCGGTGGTCTCCGAGCCGTTCATCCCGGCCTCGGCGCGCGCCATGCGCTCCGCCTTCGACCTCGCCGGCGACACGGCGACGTGGATCACCCCGGAGCAGGCCAAGTCCCTGGACGCGGTCCCGGCCGGCACGCCGTTCACGGTGCCGCCGGTGCTGTTCGCGCGGGTCACCGAGGAGGACCTGGAGTCCTACCGCGAGCGGTTCGGCGGTTCGCCGGAGGCGTGA
- a CDS encoding response regulator transcription factor → MLRLILAEDSVLLRAGLAELLTRGGHQVLAAVGDAEELVRAVAAERPDAVVTDVRMPPGFRDEGLRAALELRSRDASLPVLVLSQYVATAYATQLFTGASAAGLGYLLKDRVGEVTEFLDALRRVAEGQTVIDPEVVRVLLGSRSQDRPLARLTPREREVLTLMAEGLNNQALAGRLFISEAAVVKHASSIFTKLDLDATEGNRRVLAVLAHLRGAETG, encoded by the coding sequence GTGCTCCGGCTGATCCTCGCCGAGGACTCCGTCCTGCTGCGCGCGGGGCTGGCGGAACTGCTCACCCGCGGCGGCCACCAGGTCCTCGCCGCCGTCGGCGACGCGGAGGAACTCGTGCGGGCCGTGGCGGCGGAGCGGCCGGACGCCGTGGTCACCGATGTACGGATGCCGCCGGGATTCCGCGACGAGGGGCTGCGGGCCGCGCTCGAACTCCGCTCCCGTGACGCCTCGTTGCCCGTGCTCGTGCTCTCGCAGTACGTGGCCACGGCGTACGCGACCCAGCTGTTCACGGGCGCCTCGGCGGCCGGACTCGGCTATCTGCTCAAGGACCGGGTGGGCGAGGTCACCGAGTTCCTCGACGCCCTGCGGCGCGTCGCGGAGGGGCAGACGGTCATCGACCCCGAGGTGGTGCGGGTCCTGCTCGGCAGCCGATCGCAGGACCGCCCGCTGGCCCGCCTCACCCCGCGCGAGCGGGAGGTCCTGACCCTGATGGCGGAGGGCCTCAACAACCAGGCCCTGGCGGGCCGGCTCTTCATCTCCGAGGCCGCCGTGGTCAAGCACGCCTCCAGCATCTTCACGAAGCTCGACCTGGACGCCACGGAGGGCAACCGCCGGGTGCTGGCGGTCCTGGCCCATCTGCGCGGGGCCGAGACCGGCTAA
- a CDS encoding sensor histidine kinase: MRRPLRFLGSWWPWRCWGYLAAGSTLGYAVLVALVVLVGLGVVLAVAGIGLLLLLCAASGAVPLGALERWRLRWVDPVPVGDPHTSLAGAGPAAWLRTRLKERATRREFGYAVLLGPVFGAAGFGVVALLAFSLILVASPVVVWALAPEPVMLIPGRAVSGPLEALGGTAAGLIGLVVAAYAGALLTGAQVKTVRLLLGPREEDARVLELTRSRVRLVDAFEAERRRIERDLHDGAQQQLVALSMTLGLAEMELRGLPGAAGAAALVARGRGEAKVALEQLRDLVRGIHPQVLTDHGLAAAVAEVALRHPVPVTVDLDVPRLADSVEITAYFTVTEALANAAKHSGATCVAVAGRVENDRLTLCVTDDGRGGADPGAGAGLAGLADRVAMLKGRLVVSSPVGGPTELRVEVPCSG, translated from the coding sequence ATGCGGCGGCCCCTGCGGTTCCTCGGCTCGTGGTGGCCCTGGCGGTGCTGGGGGTATCTGGCGGCCGGATCCACCCTCGGATACGCCGTACTGGTCGCGCTCGTGGTCCTCGTCGGGCTGGGCGTGGTACTGGCCGTGGCCGGGATCGGGCTGCTGCTCCTGCTCTGCGCCGCTTCCGGCGCGGTACCGCTCGGGGCGCTGGAGCGATGGCGGCTGCGGTGGGTCGATCCGGTGCCGGTCGGCGATCCGCACACCTCCCTCGCCGGGGCGGGCCCCGCGGCCTGGCTGCGGACACGGCTGAAGGAGCGGGCCACCCGGCGGGAGTTCGGGTACGCCGTCCTGCTCGGGCCGGTCTTCGGGGCGGCGGGCTTCGGGGTGGTCGCGCTGCTCGCGTTCTCCCTGATCCTGGTCGCGAGCCCGGTCGTCGTCTGGGCCCTCGCCCCGGAGCCGGTGATGCTGATCCCCGGCAGGGCCGTCTCCGGCCCGCTGGAGGCCCTGGGCGGCACGGCGGCGGGACTGATCGGGCTGGTCGTGGCGGCGTACGCGGGAGCCCTGCTCACCGGGGCGCAGGTGAAGACCGTCCGTCTGCTGCTCGGGCCGCGCGAGGAGGACGCCCGGGTACTGGAACTCACCCGCTCCCGGGTGCGCCTGGTCGACGCCTTCGAAGCCGAACGGCGGCGCATCGAGCGGGATCTGCACGACGGGGCGCAGCAGCAGCTGGTCGCGCTCAGCATGACCCTGGGCCTCGCCGAGATGGAGCTGCGCGGACTTCCCGGGGCCGCGGGCGCCGCCGCGCTGGTGGCCCGGGGCCGCGGCGAGGCCAAGGTGGCGCTGGAGCAACTGCGCGACCTCGTACGGGGCATCCACCCGCAGGTGCTCACCGACCACGGGCTCGCGGCCGCCGTGGCCGAGGTGGCGCTGCGGCATCCCGTACCGGTGACCGTGGACCTCGACGTACCGCGGCTGGCCGACTCCGTGGAGATCACGGCGTACTTCACCGTCACGGAGGCGCTGGCCAACGCCGCGAAGCACAGCGGCGCCACGTGCGTGGCCGTCGCCGGTAGGGTCGAGAACGACCGGCTCACTCTCTGCGTCACCGACGACGGCCGCGGCGGGGCCGATCCCGGCGCGGGAGCGGGCCTGGCGGGTCTCGCGGACAGGGTGGCGATGTTGAAGGGCAGGCTGGTGGTGTCCAGTCCGGTGGGCGGACCGACCGAACTCCGTGTGGAGGTCCCGTGCTCCGGCTGA
- a CDS encoding DoxX family protein: protein MDVLVLIGRLLFVVLFLASGTAHLTKTRQMAGYTASRGVPMPVAATVVSGVVMLAGAVSVAVGLWADLGALALAAFSFSVAVLMHRFWKESDPQAQMMEQTQFLKDTALGGAALVMFAFFAYAGHDLGLMVTGPALSIS, encoded by the coding sequence ATGGACGTCCTTGTACTGATCGGCCGCCTGCTGTTCGTCGTCCTCTTCCTCGCCTCCGGGACGGCGCACCTGACCAAGACCCGGCAGATGGCCGGGTACACCGCTTCCCGCGGGGTGCCCATGCCCGTCGCGGCCACGGTCGTCAGCGGTGTGGTCATGCTGGCGGGCGCGGTCAGCGTGGCGGTCGGGCTGTGGGCCGACCTCGGGGCCCTGGCGCTGGCGGCCTTCTCCTTCTCGGTGGCCGTGCTGATGCACCGGTTCTGGAAGGAGAGCGACCCGCAGGCGCAGATGATGGAGCAGACGCAGTTCCTCAAGGACACGGCCCTCGGCGGCGCGGCCCTGGTGATGTTCGCGTTCTTCGCCTACGCGGGCCACGACCTGGGGCTCATGGTCACCGGCCCGGCCCTCTCGATCAGCTGA